Proteins co-encoded in one Malus sylvestris chromosome 9, drMalSylv7.2, whole genome shotgun sequence genomic window:
- the LOC126582372 gene encoding 7-deoxyloganetin glucosyltransferase-like, translated as MDSKAAANNKPHAVCIPVPAQSHIKAMLKFSKLLHHRGFHITFVNSELNHKRFLKSSGPNSLDGLPDFQFKAIPDGLPDSDADTTQDVLLLCDSIRKQNFLAPFRELLIKLNGDAISTSTNPPVTCIVSDGFMSPFTITAAEEIEVPMVLFYTIAACSFMGCIQFRALVEKGLAPLKDDICLTNGYLEKVIDWIPGMKDIRLKELPTFIRTSDPDDIMLNFIMESTDRAHKASAVVLHTFDALEPDVLEALSSMIPLVYPIGPLQLHLNQIPEHPLNIGYSLWKEETKCLDWLSTKAPNSVVYVNFGSITVMTPEHLVEFGWGLANSKVPFFWVIRPDLVIGQSAILPREFVDETKERSLIASWCPQEQVLNHPSVAGFLTHSGWNSTIESLTERVPMLCWPFFGDQQMDCRFSCNEWGIGMEISNDVKRDEVERLVIELMDGEKGKKMKNKAMMWKKLAEEATGPHGSSSKNLDMLVNQVLLRKTRRHP; from the exons ATGGATTCCAAGGCAGCAGCTAACAACAAACCTCATGCTGTTTGTATTCCAGTGCCAGCTCAAAGCCATATAAAGGCAATGCTTAAATTTTCAAAGCTACTCCACCATAGAGGCTTTCATATTACATTTGTCAACTCGGAGCTCAACCACAAACGCTTTCTAAAATCCTCGGGCCCCAACTCCCTTGATGGCTTGCCTGATTTCCAATTCAAAGCCATCCCAGACGGCCTTCCAGATTCAGATGCAGATACCACCCAAGATGTCCTATTGCTTTGTGATTCAATCAGAAAACAAAATTTCTTGGCTCCCTTCCGTGAACTACTCATTAAACTCAACGGTGATGCCATATCAACATCCACTAATCCTCCAGTAACTTGCATAGTTTCAGATGGTTTCATGTCGCCGTTCACAATCACAGCCGCTGAAGAGATTGAAGTCCCTATGGTGCTGTTCTACACTATTGCTGCATGCAGCTTTATGGGCTGTATACAATTTCGTGCTTTGGTTGAAAAGGGTCTTGCACCACTCAAAG ATGATATCTGTTTGACAAATGGCTATTTGGAAAAGGTTATAGATTGGATTCCAGGAATGAAAGATATCCGTTTAAAGGAGCTCCCAACCTTTATTCGGACTTCAGATCCCGACGACATCATGCTTAACTTCATAATGGAATCAACGGATAGAGCTCATAAAGCTTCTGCAGTTGTTCTTCATACTTTTGATGCCTTAGAGCCAGATGTTTTGGAAGCTCTCTCATCTATGATTCCACTTGTTTATCCAATTGGCCCTCTTCAGTTACATCTCAATCAAATACCAGAACACCCCTTGAATATTGGATACAGTCTAtggaaagaagaaacaaaatgcCTCGACTGGCTAAGCACTAAGGCGCCAAATTCAGTTGTGTATGTGAATTTTGGCAGTATAACAGTTATGACACCTGAACATCTTGTCGAgtttggttggggacttgcaaacAGCAAGGTGCCCTTCTTTTGGGTAATTAGACCTGATTTAGTTATTGGCCAATCAGCAATTTTGCCGCGGGAGTttgttgatgaaacaaaagaaagaagtcTCATTGCAAGTTGGTGCCCACAAGAGCAAGTCCTTAACCACCCATCAGTGGCAGGATTTTTAACACACAGCGGTTGGAATTCAACCATTGAGAGCCTCACTGAAAGAGTGCCTATGCTCTGTTGGCCATTCTTCGGTGACCAGCAGATGGACTGCCGCTTTAGTTGCAATGAATGGGGCATTGGCATGGAAATTAGTAATGATGTGAAGAGGGATGAAGTAGAGAGGCTTGTCATAGAGTTAATGGATGGGGAGAAGGGTAAGAAGATG